The following coding sequences are from one Pyxidicoccus xibeiensis window:
- a CDS encoding DUF7919 family protein: protein MYFADMSEQCQVGAGPGVRSVGWLDVAHEFPTGSVAPEYIEALKRHVRTAWAPVALAGPHFCQFCPKGVRTGAARNVWIPSAEHLFIAPEMVVHYITAHGYCPPAPFLDAVLACPDQGSPQYFERPRPFRHAFPWMTKWPPAP from the coding sequence ATGTACTTCGCGGACATGAGCGAGCAGTGCCAGGTGGGGGCAGGCCCCGGTGTGCGGTCCGTGGGCTGGCTCGACGTCGCGCACGAGTTCCCAACGGGCAGCGTGGCTCCCGAATACATCGAGGCCTTGAAGCGTCACGTGAGGACCGCCTGGGCACCTGTTGCCTTAGCGGGGCCTCATTTCTGCCAGTTCTGCCCGAAGGGCGTTCGTACCGGCGCTGCGCGCAACGTCTGGATTCCATCCGCGGAGCACCTCTTCATCGCCCCCGAGATGGTCGTCCACTACATCACTGCGCACGGGTACTGCCCGCCGGCTCCTTTTCTGGATGCCGTCCTTGCGTGTCCCGACCAGGGCTCCCCTCAATACTTCGAACGTCCGCGCCCCTTTCGTCATGCATTTCCCTGGATGACCAAGTGGCCCCCTGCGCCATGA
- a CDS encoding sigma-54-dependent transcriptional regulator — MPASVLIVDDEKNILLTLSQSLQLAGYQTHLASSGQVALDVVSARPVDAVLMDVKMPDMDGLTALARLTELRPELPVIMMSGHGTIDTAVKATQLGARDFLEKPIARERMLVALRNVLKHQAAMEELQELRAQLGRYDMVGSGPAMQRIFSLIQRTAPSEGRVLITGENGTGKELIARALHQNSKRKNQPFVKLNCAAVPHDLIESELFGHEKGAFTGAVSVRRGKFELAHEGTLFLDEIGDMPQAMQAKLLRVLQEGELERVGGAETLKVDVRVVAATNKNLEKEIAAGRFREDLYYRINVVQIHSPPLRERREDLPDLISTFLSEACAKNGRRPLTLSPDALAVMSAYDYPGNVRELRNLVERLAILCEGPLVTRTDALELLPRGRNVPPPAPAEATASVGALPAPGSEAALDLAANVPAPALGAPAQAVPAPVPTGFRPRADRTFREQVEDAERDIIQFVLAHTHDNVTEAARLLDLERGHFYKKMKALGLRRGQAES; from the coding sequence ATGCCCGCCTCCGTCCTCATCGTCGATGACGAAAAGAACATCCTCCTCACCCTGAGTCAGTCGCTGCAGCTCGCGGGGTATCAGACGCACCTGGCCAGCAGCGGCCAGGTGGCGCTGGACGTGGTGAGCGCGCGGCCGGTGGACGCGGTGCTGATGGACGTGAAGATGCCGGACATGGACGGGCTGACGGCGCTGGCGCGGCTGACGGAGCTGCGGCCGGAGCTGCCCGTCATCATGATGTCCGGGCACGGGACGATTGATACGGCGGTGAAGGCGACGCAGCTGGGGGCCCGGGACTTCCTGGAGAAGCCCATTGCCCGCGAGCGGATGCTGGTGGCGCTGCGCAACGTGCTCAAGCACCAGGCGGCGATGGAGGAGCTGCAGGAGCTGCGGGCGCAGCTGGGGCGCTACGACATGGTGGGCAGCGGCCCGGCCATGCAGCGCATCTTCTCGCTCATCCAGCGCACGGCGCCTTCTGAAGGCCGGGTGCTGATCACGGGGGAGAACGGCACGGGCAAGGAGCTCATCGCGCGGGCGCTGCACCAGAACTCGAAGCGCAAGAACCAGCCGTTCGTGAAGCTCAACTGCGCGGCGGTGCCGCACGACCTCATCGAGAGCGAGCTGTTCGGCCACGAGAAGGGGGCCTTCACCGGCGCGGTGAGCGTGCGCCGGGGCAAGTTCGAGCTGGCCCACGAGGGCACGCTGTTCCTGGACGAGATTGGCGACATGCCGCAGGCCATGCAGGCCAAGCTCCTGCGGGTGCTCCAGGAGGGCGAGCTGGAGCGCGTGGGCGGGGCGGAGACGCTCAAGGTGGACGTGCGCGTCGTCGCGGCGACGAACAAGAACCTCGAGAAGGAGATTGCCGCCGGGCGCTTCCGCGAGGACCTGTACTACCGAATCAACGTCGTGCAGATCCACTCGCCGCCCCTGCGCGAGCGGCGCGAGGATTTGCCGGACCTCATCTCCACGTTCCTGAGCGAGGCGTGCGCGAAGAACGGGCGCCGGCCGCTGACCTTGTCACCGGACGCGCTGGCGGTGATGAGCGCGTATGACTACCCCGGCAACGTGCGCGAGCTGCGCAACCTGGTGGAGCGCCTGGCGATTCTGTGCGAGGGGCCGTTGGTGACTCGCACGGATGCGCTGGAGCTGCTGCCCCGGGGACGCAATGTGCCCCCGCCGGCTCCGGCTGAGGCGACCGCTTCAGTGGGTGCCCTGCCCGCTCCGGGTTCGGAGGCCGCGCTGGACCTGGCGGCCAACGTCCCCGCACCGGCCCTGGGAGCGCCCGCGCAGGCGGTGCCCGCGCCGGTACCGACGGGCTTCCGTCCCCGGGCAGACCGGACGTTCCGCGAGCAGGTGGAGGACGCGGAGCGGGACATCATCCAGTTCGTGCTCGCGCACACCCACGACAACGTCACCGAGGCGGCGCGGCTGCTCGACCTGGAGCGTGGGCACTTCTACAAGAAGATGAAGGCGCTGGGCCTGCGGCGGGGACAAGCGGAGTCGTAG
- a CDS encoding OmpA family protein: protein MRRITLWAGLSLAMAVLTGCPPSYPNCKDDSTCTEKGEVCVQGTCQECATDANCKEGFTCQANKCAPKPPECTTDAACGTGRICEAGACTEAQCKDDTACPGGGKCQAGRCQAPQDTCSANTDCGEGQECQAGKCVTAAADRCDWSPVRFGFNESSLSSEAQQRLSDLANCMKTGQQGPLTLAGHADERGTEEYNLQLSNRRAAAVKRYLTDLGVASNQVKTVGYGETRPVANASSEEAWSENRRVEFQR from the coding sequence ATGCGTCGGATTACCCTTTGGGCGGGGCTCTCCCTCGCCATGGCCGTGCTGACCGGCTGCCCCCCTTCGTACCCCAACTGCAAGGACGACTCGACCTGCACCGAGAAGGGCGAGGTCTGCGTCCAGGGCACGTGCCAGGAGTGCGCGACCGACGCGAACTGCAAGGAGGGCTTCACCTGCCAGGCCAACAAGTGCGCTCCCAAGCCGCCCGAGTGCACCACGGACGCGGCCTGTGGCACCGGCCGCATCTGCGAGGCCGGCGCCTGCACCGAGGCCCAGTGCAAGGACGACACGGCGTGCCCCGGTGGCGGCAAGTGCCAGGCGGGCCGCTGCCAGGCGCCCCAGGACACCTGCTCCGCCAACACCGACTGCGGTGAGGGCCAGGAGTGCCAGGCCGGCAAGTGCGTGACGGCCGCCGCGGACCGCTGCGACTGGAGCCCCGTTCGCTTCGGCTTCAACGAGTCCTCCCTGTCCTCCGAGGCCCAGCAGCGCCTGTCGGACCTGGCCAACTGCATGAAGACGGGTCAGCAGGGCCCCCTCACGCTTGCCGGGCATGCGGACGAGCGTGGCACGGAGGAGTACAACCTCCAGCTGTCCAACCGCCGCGCGGCGGCCGTGAAGCGCTACCTGACGGACCTGGGCGTGGCCAGCAACCAGGTGAAGACGGTGGGTTATGGTGAGACCCGCCCCGTCGCCAACGCGTCGAGCGAAGAGGCGTGGTCGGAAAACCGCCGCGTCGAGTTCCAGCGCTAG
- a CDS encoding chemotaxis protein CheW: MAVHEPEARQSYLVFACGSSWYAVPAESAAEVVTFPELTRVPGAPAHLLGVFAHRGEVIPVVDMGLLVGGASQSSRRAVLVRLPRGTLALTASTVAGVSPVTGALEPLGPTGVHVHLRGPAKSGPRDVAVIDPDGLFDHLSQGA, encoded by the coding sequence ATGGCCGTCCACGAGCCTGAAGCGCGTCAGTCGTATCTCGTCTTTGCCTGCGGTAGCAGCTGGTACGCGGTACCCGCGGAGAGCGCGGCGGAGGTCGTTACCTTCCCCGAGCTCACGCGGGTGCCCGGTGCCCCTGCCCACCTGCTTGGCGTGTTCGCCCACCGGGGAGAGGTCATCCCCGTGGTGGACATGGGCCTGCTGGTGGGAGGCGCCAGTCAGTCCTCGCGGCGGGCGGTGCTGGTGCGCCTGCCGCGCGGCACCCTCGCCCTCACGGCCAGCACGGTGGCCGGCGTCTCCCCGGTGACGGGCGCGCTGGAGCCCCTGGGCCCCACCGGCGTCCACGTCCACCTGCGCGGCCCCGCCAAGAGCGGCCCCCGGGACGTGGCCGTCATCGACCCCGACGGCCTCTTCGACCACCTCAGCCAGGGGGCCTGA
- a CDS encoding protein CrdC gives MVAPSRVRGMLLCHAGPHRLAFHAHEVASISTPAGRAAASARRAFQAPEGATRVLVSATGGAVGVDTLEIESETHPVLPAPPVAVRASGGSLQGFVEVQGKLWPLVGLVDFERFLQGLVGEAA, from the coding sequence ATGGTCGCTCCCAGCCGTGTCCGGGGGATGCTCCTGTGTCATGCGGGGCCCCACCGCCTGGCCTTCCATGCGCACGAGGTGGCCTCCATCTCCACGCCGGCGGGCCGGGCCGCGGCCTCCGCCCGGCGCGCCTTCCAGGCTCCGGAGGGCGCCACGCGGGTGCTCGTCTCCGCGACGGGCGGGGCGGTGGGCGTGGACACGCTGGAAATCGAGTCGGAGACGCATCCGGTGCTGCCCGCGCCTCCGGTGGCGGTGCGTGCGTCGGGCGGCAGCCTCCAGGGCTTCGTCGAGGTGCAGGGCAAGCTGTGGCCCCTGGTGGGGCTGGTGGACTTCGAGCGCTTCCTGCAGGGGCTCGTCGGGGAGGCCGCATGA
- a CDS encoding methyl-accepting chemotaxis protein: protein MTAPEGLRGLARWMARPALLGSSVGIVLAMLHGWLTDAVPEGTWGPLVLLVLGSLAISLWFIGVHGRRTLRVLYALGEGRQQPSSESLRTALLEARIFPERCFTFVLQNWLVGSLVLACLFGLRTDVPWTLGLRIVLVGASLGPLSALLIYLLVARRGRKAVELIAAQGLSPLEVVATAPPRRMHIRRRMVLFTAIAVLSPSLFILDAAVSRAVRAMDEIVAASSPELQQAAVERAQDGSGLAVAALVAILVMLTAYLGGTVIAEPLRSITEDATRIAQGDLRPPRVIAAEDEVWATSAAFAQMQAQLGQALTQLRRAGLQISTTTEQLVATSGEQESGADEQASSLNVTSATTEELARSAQQIAGNAESVSAIAETTFGAAQTGQRGAAAFLGAMQRMKEDNQAIADAVVRLNKRVQQIGKVVEFINEIADKSDLLALNAELEGTKAGEVGRGFSLVAAEMRRLAENVIRSTKAIEQLIEEIRDATNAAVMATEAGLKTTDAGTVLAAQVDESLSLILELARQTSHAVRSISLATQQQQTGTDQLAAAMGDILRVTEQNSAATKQMAAANADLASLSRDLKRVVERFHVGAGEES, encoded by the coding sequence ATGACGGCGCCGGAGGGCTTGCGCGGGCTGGCGCGGTGGATGGCGCGCCCGGCGCTCCTGGGCAGCAGCGTGGGCATCGTCCTGGCGATGCTGCACGGGTGGCTCACGGACGCGGTGCCGGAGGGGACCTGGGGTCCGCTGGTGCTCCTGGTGCTGGGCTCGCTGGCCATCTCGCTGTGGTTCATCGGCGTGCACGGCCGGCGCACGCTGCGCGTGCTGTACGCGCTGGGCGAGGGGCGGCAGCAGCCCTCGTCGGAGTCGCTGCGCACCGCGCTGCTGGAGGCCCGCATCTTCCCGGAGCGGTGCTTCACCTTCGTCCTCCAGAACTGGCTGGTCGGCTCGCTGGTGCTGGCGTGCCTCTTCGGCCTGCGCACGGACGTGCCCTGGACGCTGGGGCTGCGCATCGTCCTGGTGGGCGCGTCCCTGGGGCCGCTGAGCGCGCTGCTCATCTACCTGCTGGTGGCGCGCCGCGGGCGCAAGGCCGTGGAGCTCATCGCCGCGCAGGGGCTGTCGCCGCTGGAGGTGGTGGCCACGGCGCCGCCCCGGCGCATGCACATCCGCCGGCGCATGGTGCTCTTCACCGCCATCGCGGTGCTGAGCCCGTCGCTCTTCATCCTCGATGCGGCCGTCTCCCGGGCCGTGCGCGCGATGGACGAAATCGTGGCGGCGTCCTCGCCCGAGCTGCAGCAGGCGGCGGTGGAGCGCGCCCAGGACGGCAGCGGGCTGGCGGTGGCGGCGCTGGTCGCCATCCTGGTGATGCTCACCGCCTACCTGGGCGGCACCGTCATCGCCGAGCCGCTGCGCTCCATCACGGAAGACGCCACCCGCATCGCCCAGGGTGACCTGCGCCCGCCGCGCGTCATCGCCGCGGAGGACGAGGTGTGGGCCACGTCCGCCGCCTTCGCGCAGATGCAGGCCCAGCTGGGCCAGGCCCTCACGCAGCTGCGGCGCGCGGGCCTCCAGATCTCCACCACCACCGAGCAGCTGGTGGCGACGTCGGGTGAGCAGGAGTCCGGCGCGGACGAGCAGGCCAGCTCGCTCAACGTGACGAGCGCCACCACGGAGGAGCTGGCGCGCTCGGCACAGCAGATTGCCGGCAACGCCGAGTCCGTGTCCGCCATCGCCGAGACGACCTTCGGTGCCGCGCAGACGGGCCAGCGGGGCGCGGCCGCCTTCCTGGGCGCCATGCAGCGCATGAAGGAGGACAACCAGGCCATCGCCGACGCCGTGGTCCGCCTCAACAAGCGCGTGCAGCAGATTGGCAAGGTGGTCGAGTTCATCAACGAGATTGCCGACAAGTCGGACCTGCTGGCGCTGAACGCGGAGCTGGAGGGCACCAAGGCGGGCGAGGTGGGGCGGGGCTTCTCGCTGGTGGCCGCGGAGATGCGCCGGCTGGCGGAGAACGTCATCCGCTCCACCAAGGCGATTGAGCAGCTCATCGAGGAGATTCGCGACGCCACCAACGCGGCGGTGATGGCCACCGAGGCGGGGCTGAAGACGACGGACGCGGGCACGGTGCTGGCGGCGCAGGTGGACGAGAGCCTGAGCCTCATCCTGGAGCTGGCGCGGCAGACGTCGCACGCGGTGCGCAGCATCTCGCTGGCGACGCAGCAGCAGCAGACGGGCACGGACCAGCTCGCCGCCGCCATGGGCGACATCCTCCGTGTCACCGAGCAGAACTCGGCGGCGACGAAGCAGATGGCCGCGGCCAACGCGGACCTGGCCTCGCTGTCGCGGGACTTGAAGCGGGTGGTGGAGCGCTTCCACGTGGGCGCGGGGGAGGAGTCATGA
- a CDS encoding methyl-accepting chemotaxis protein: MSGRNGPRRASFSRHLTLPIPLANLMGAALSLYFASLTLASELNALQLESLAVLGGTLTAVALGLGAMVALTRLGTLRGLERGDVPSTPEKLAAAVAEVTRAPDEAFLGSLGMWLLTTVSLGLAMWGVAGVERGVALKIAGLGLLFGPLTSLLVHCLVILRSRRVVLWLAELGMSPSQLIAAMPRRAEIRARLVAFTFISVVTPAVLSARLASALGHDFFVRLMAEQDVAARVALAATLRMQALSSGGGLVILVFGLALTTAYLGGTLLGRPLRELSGEARRIAEGDLASPRVVPAEDEIWDVSAAFTTMRAHLADVMSQLQRAGAQISATTEEILSTSGRYEAGATEQASSLDETSATTEELARSARQIAENAGSVSEIAHRTLGAAEQGQGSAEAFLGSMARMRQDNGAIASAVVRLNKRVQQIGKIVEFINGVADKSDLLALNAELEGTKAGEVGRGFSLVAAEMRRLAENVLESTKEIEGLIEEVREASAAAVSATEGGVRAVETGTTLAQQVSESLRQIVDLAGQTSDAVRSISLATQQQQTGTDQLAETMADILRITQQSLNATKQVSTANTDLLVLARDLRGVVERFQIGQETLREDGG, encoded by the coding sequence ATGAGCGGGCGCAACGGTCCCCGGCGGGCCTCGTTCAGCCGGCACCTGACGCTTCCCATTCCCCTGGCCAACCTGATGGGGGCGGCGCTCAGCCTGTACTTCGCGTCACTCACCCTGGCGAGCGAGCTGAACGCGCTCCAGCTGGAGTCGCTGGCGGTGCTGGGCGGCACGCTGACGGCGGTGGCCCTGGGCCTGGGCGCCATGGTGGCGCTGACCCGGCTGGGCACCCTGCGCGGGCTGGAGCGCGGGGACGTGCCCTCCACCCCGGAGAAGCTGGCCGCTGCGGTGGCCGAGGTGACGCGGGCTCCGGACGAGGCCTTCCTCGGCTCGCTGGGCATGTGGCTGCTCACCACCGTCTCGCTGGGGCTGGCCATGTGGGGCGTGGCCGGGGTGGAGCGCGGGGTGGCGCTGAAGATTGCCGGGCTGGGGCTGCTGTTCGGGCCGCTCACCTCGCTGCTGGTGCACTGCCTCGTCATCCTCCGCTCCCGCCGGGTGGTGCTGTGGCTGGCGGAGCTGGGCATGTCGCCGTCGCAGCTCATCGCGGCCATGCCCCGCCGGGCGGAGATTCGCGCGCGGCTGGTGGCCTTCACCTTCATCTCCGTGGTGACGCCGGCGGTGCTGTCCGCCCGGCTCGCCTCGGCGCTGGGGCACGACTTCTTCGTGAGGCTGATGGCGGAGCAGGACGTGGCCGCGCGGGTGGCGCTGGCGGCCACGCTGCGCATGCAGGCGCTCTCGTCCGGCGGCGGGCTCGTCATCCTCGTCTTCGGCCTGGCGCTGACCACGGCCTACCTGGGCGGCACGCTGCTGGGCCGACCCCTGCGCGAGCTGTCCGGCGAGGCGCGGCGCATCGCCGAGGGCGACCTGGCCAGCCCGCGCGTGGTGCCGGCCGAGGATGAAATCTGGGACGTGTCCGCCGCCTTCACCACCATGCGGGCGCACCTGGCGGACGTGATGTCCCAGCTGCAGCGCGCCGGGGCGCAGATTTCGGCCACCACCGAGGAAATCCTCTCCACCTCCGGACGCTACGAGGCGGGGGCCACGGAGCAGGCCAGCTCGCTGGACGAGACGAGCGCCACCACGGAGGAGCTGGCGCGCTCGGCCCGGCAGATTGCGGAGAACGCGGGCTCGGTGTCGGAGATTGCGCACCGCACGCTGGGGGCGGCGGAGCAGGGGCAGGGGAGCGCGGAGGCCTTCCTCGGCTCCATGGCGCGCATGCGCCAGGACAACGGGGCCATCGCCTCCGCGGTGGTGCGGCTGAACAAGCGCGTGCAGCAGATTGGCAAGATTGTCGAGTTCATCAACGGCGTGGCCGACAAGTCGGACCTGCTGGCGCTGAACGCGGAGCTGGAGGGCACCAAGGCGGGCGAGGTGGGGCGCGGCTTCTCGCTGGTGGCCGCGGAGATGCGCCGGCTGGCGGAGAACGTGCTGGAGTCCACCAAGGAGATCGAGGGGCTCATCGAGGAGGTGCGCGAGGCCTCCGCGGCCGCCGTGTCCGCGACGGAGGGCGGCGTGCGCGCGGTGGAGACGGGCACCACGCTGGCGCAGCAGGTGTCCGAGTCGCTGCGGCAGATTGTCGACCTGGCCGGGCAGACGTCGGACGCGGTGCGCAGCATCTCGCTGGCGACGCAGCAGCAGCAGACGGGCACGGATCAGCTCGCGGAGACGATGGCGGACATCCTCCGCATCACCCAGCAGAGCCTCAACGCCACGAAGCAGGTGAGCACCGCCAACACGGACCTGCTGGTCCTGGCGAGGGATTTGCGCGGCGTGGTGGAGCGCTTCCAGATTGGCCAGGAGACGCTTCGGGAGGATGGAGGGTGA
- a CDS encoding hybrid sensor histidine kinase/response regulator: MTPSERLLKQFRDLVTVRLERINRSLMELETGANNAEAGRGVLRELHGLKGEARMMGFDDINALVHEMEELVRATEPHRYTLTAPSADALLHAADAVLLLSGALPSADPPPEVDKLVVALQACIRSESERLPTSLVLPPTVVAGGASSGPASAQGRGGAAVASAPQARGAGAARGAVDGGGRGGPPGSAEALARGSMDGAGSGGPQGTPGVPARGPSQMAGAGGPPGSPEVPWEVPGSSGPGRTEPVAVGSRVPPPSGASRKDWPSAPRVESEATSVATRTAPSATATAAATMGRLPAAGAPAARGTGGGTMPATRGTDARMDTAVRIGVASLDLLTSAVTNLTQVARRRELANVRRLALARELSQLAREAEDLGPAGAALAARLGTAKELAAALHRESKLLSNAELRDLGMVVEEVQTLRMLPLSVLFEPYPRMVRDLSRALGKEVELVVDGEDTRADRAVVEALREPLMHLVRNALDHGLETRVDRVSSDKNPRGCLTLRAAREGSRIILRVEDDGMGLDPAQLRKVAVRKGFLDESAANALSDAAARELIFLAGFTSREVVTDLSGRGVGLDAVRTSIQALGGDVGVESAPGWGTIFEVRVPVSLTVAPLLFIQVGEETLALSATHVSRALKVEPSGVCEVAGRPSLLVEGRVLPLAPLASLLGLAPERPVREGELVLAVKSQGGAAALVVDRVLEERVQAILPLKGVLGRFAHLTGATSLADGRLAMVLSAAWLTASAQGTAPPRLARSASSRTESRRRRILVVDDSPLTRELISNLLEAVGYDTVMAADGTEALDVLGSHPLLDLVVTDLEMPGLDGLELTRRLKGHPVHSRLPVVILTTRGGEEDRRRGLAAGADGYITKGDLVRQDLVDVVGRLLG; this comes from the coding sequence GTGACCCCGAGCGAGCGCCTGCTCAAGCAGTTCCGGGACCTGGTGACGGTGCGCCTGGAGCGCATCAACCGGTCGTTGATGGAGCTGGAGACCGGCGCGAACAACGCGGAGGCCGGACGGGGCGTGCTGCGCGAGCTGCACGGCCTCAAGGGCGAGGCCCGGATGATGGGCTTCGACGACATCAACGCGCTCGTCCATGAGATGGAGGAGCTCGTCCGTGCCACCGAGCCCCACCGCTACACCCTCACCGCGCCGTCCGCCGACGCGCTCCTGCACGCCGCGGACGCGGTGCTCCTGCTGTCCGGGGCGCTGCCCTCCGCGGACCCGCCGCCCGAGGTGGACAAGCTCGTCGTGGCACTCCAGGCGTGCATCCGCTCTGAGTCGGAACGTCTGCCCACGTCGCTCGTCCTGCCGCCCACCGTCGTCGCGGGGGGGGCCTCTTCGGGGCCAGCCTCCGCGCAGGGGCGGGGAGGCGCGGCGGTGGCTTCCGCGCCTCAGGCACGAGGGGCAGGCGCGGCGCGAGGAGCGGTCGATGGGGGCGGTAGGGGTGGGCCACCGGGGAGCGCGGAAGCCCTGGCGCGTGGTTCGATGGACGGGGCGGGCAGTGGAGGTCCGCAGGGCACTCCAGGCGTCCCGGCGCGGGGCCCTTCGCAAATGGCCGGTGCCGGAGGCCCGCCAGGCAGCCCCGAAGTCCCGTGGGAAGTGCCCGGTTCCAGTGGTCCCGGGCGAACCGAGCCGGTGGCCGTCGGGTCGCGCGTGCCGCCGCCGTCCGGCGCCTCGCGCAAGGACTGGCCCTCGGCCCCCCGGGTCGAGAGTGAGGCCACCTCGGTCGCGACGCGGACCGCACCCTCCGCCACGGCCACCGCCGCTGCGACGATGGGCCGACTCCCTGCCGCGGGTGCCCCCGCGGCGCGCGGGACGGGGGGCGGCACCATGCCGGCCACCCGAGGGACCGACGCGCGCATGGACACGGCGGTGCGCATCGGCGTGGCCAGCCTGGACCTGCTGACCAGCGCCGTCACCAACCTCACCCAGGTGGCGCGGCGGCGGGAGCTGGCCAATGTCCGGCGCCTCGCCCTGGCGCGCGAGCTGAGCCAACTGGCGCGGGAGGCCGAGGACCTGGGGCCCGCGGGCGCGGCGCTGGCCGCGCGGCTGGGCACCGCGAAGGAGCTGGCGGCCGCGCTCCACCGCGAGTCCAAGCTGCTGTCCAACGCGGAGCTGCGCGACCTGGGCATGGTGGTGGAGGAGGTGCAGACGCTGCGCATGCTCCCGCTGTCCGTCCTCTTCGAGCCCTACCCGCGCATGGTGAGGGACCTGTCGCGCGCGCTGGGCAAGGAGGTGGAGCTCGTCGTCGACGGCGAGGACACCCGCGCGGACCGGGCCGTGGTGGAGGCGCTGCGCGAGCCGCTCATGCACCTGGTGCGCAACGCTCTGGACCACGGGCTGGAGACGCGGGTGGACCGCGTGTCCTCGGACAAGAACCCCCGGGGCTGCCTCACGCTGCGCGCCGCGCGGGAGGGCAGCCGCATCATCCTCCGCGTGGAGGACGACGGCATGGGGCTGGACCCTGCACAGCTCCGGAAGGTGGCCGTGCGCAAGGGCTTCCTGGACGAGAGCGCCGCCAATGCCCTGTCGGACGCCGCGGCCCGGGAGCTCATCTTCCTCGCGGGCTTCACCTCGCGCGAGGTGGTGACCGACCTGTCGGGTCGGGGCGTGGGGCTGGACGCGGTCCGCACCTCCATCCAGGCCCTGGGCGGCGACGTGGGCGTGGAGTCCGCGCCCGGGTGGGGCACCATCTTCGAGGTGCGGGTGCCCGTCTCCCTCACCGTGGCGCCGCTGCTCTTCATCCAGGTGGGTGAGGAGACGCTGGCCCTCAGCGCCACCCACGTCTCGCGGGCCCTCAAGGTGGAGCCCTCCGGCGTGTGCGAGGTGGCCGGGCGCCCATCGCTGCTGGTGGAGGGCCGCGTGCTGCCGCTCGCCCCGCTGGCCTCGCTGCTGGGCCTGGCGCCGGAGCGCCCCGTCCGCGAGGGCGAGCTCGTCCTCGCGGTGAAGAGCCAGGGCGGCGCGGCCGCGCTGGTGGTGGATCGGGTGCTGGAGGAGCGCGTCCAGGCCATCCTCCCCCTGAAGGGCGTGCTGGGGCGCTTTGCCCACCTCACCGGGGCCACATCCCTGGCGGATGGGCGCCTGGCCATGGTGCTGTCGGCCGCCTGGCTCACGGCGAGCGCCCAGGGCACCGCCCCCCCGAGGCTGGCGCGCTCGGCGTCCTCGCGGACCGAGTCCCGCCGGCGCCGCATCCTGGTGGTGGACGACTCCCCCCTCACCCGGGAGCTCATCTCCAACCTCCTGGAGGCGGTGGGGTACGACACCGTCATGGCCGCGGACGGGACGGAGGCCCTGGACGTCCTGGGCTCCCACCCCCTGTTGGACCTGGTCGTCACGGACCTGGAGATGCCGGGGCTGGACGGCCTGGAGCTCACCCGGCGCCTCAAGGGCCACCCCGTCCACTCCCGCCTGCCTGTGGTCATCCTCACCACGCGTGGTGGGGAGGAGGACCGGCGGCGTGGGCTGGCGGCCGGGGCGGACGGCTACATCACCAAGGGCGACCTGGTCCGCCAGGACCTGGTGGATGTGGTGGGGCGCCTGTTGGGCTGA
- the cheB gene encoding chemotaxis-specific protein-glutamate methyltransferase CheB produces the protein MGKKVSVLVVDDSLICRQLICDALSKDPDIDVVGSCADGKQAIEMTKELRPHVITMDVDMPVMDGLTATEHIMAECPTPILVLTADPRSQAPELTYRALELGALALQIKPAIDAGPDAWNLVREIKLLSSVRVIRHIRRPQKGNITPPRVATSVLPAVSMGVVAVAASTGGPQVLFRMLSELPADFAAPIVVVQHINAAFAESLAGWLANTSKLKVRLAQDGEPLMPGHVLIAPPGQHLVIPFRGRVGLKPGVERDGHMPSGTVLLESAARTYGRRAVGLVLTGMGADGADGLLAIKQAGGLALAQNEESCVVFGMPGAAVERKAVDHLIHGDDVAATLVRLARGESLAVGR, from the coding sequence ATGGGCAAGAAAGTGTCGGTGCTGGTGGTCGATGACTCACTCATCTGCCGACAGCTCATCTGCGACGCGCTGAGCAAGGACCCCGACATCGACGTCGTGGGTTCCTGCGCGGACGGCAAGCAGGCCATCGAGATGACGAAGGAGCTGCGTCCCCACGTCATCACCATGGACGTGGACATGCCCGTCATGGACGGGTTGACGGCCACCGAGCACATCATGGCCGAGTGCCCCACCCCCATCCTGGTGCTGACGGCGGACCCCCGCTCGCAGGCGCCGGAGCTGACGTACCGGGCGCTGGAGCTGGGGGCGCTCGCCCTTCAAATCAAGCCGGCCATCGACGCGGGGCCGGACGCGTGGAACCTGGTCCGCGAAATCAAGCTGCTGTCCTCGGTGCGCGTCATCCGCCACATCCGCCGGCCCCAGAAGGGGAACATCACCCCGCCCCGGGTGGCCACGTCGGTGCTGCCGGCGGTGTCCATGGGTGTGGTGGCGGTGGCGGCCAGCACGGGCGGGCCGCAGGTGCTCTTCCGGATGCTGTCGGAGCTGCCGGCGGACTTCGCCGCGCCCATCGTCGTCGTCCAGCACATCAACGCGGCCTTTGCCGAGTCGCTGGCGGGGTGGCTGGCCAACACGAGCAAGTTGAAGGTGCGGCTGGCCCAGGACGGCGAGCCGCTGATGCCGGGCCACGTGCTCATCGCCCCCCCAGGGCAGCACCTGGTCATCCCCTTCCGGGGCCGGGTGGGGCTCAAGCCGGGCGTGGAGCGGGACGGGCACATGCCGTCCGGCACGGTGCTGCTGGAGAGCGCGGCGCGGACGTACGGGCGGCGCGCGGTGGGCCTGGTGCTGACGGGCATGGGCGCGGACGGCGCCGACGGGCTGCTGGCCATCAAGCAGGCGGGAGGCCTGGCGCTGGCGCAGAACGAGGAGTCCTGCGTGGTGTTCGGCATGCCGGGCGCGGCGGTGGAGCGCAAGGCGGTGGACCACCTCATCCATGGGGACGACGTCGCGGCCACGCTGGTGCGGCTGGCGCGCGGTGAGTCCCTCGCCGTGGGACGCTGA